The Cynocephalus volans isolate mCynVol1 chromosome 17, mCynVol1.pri, whole genome shotgun sequence genomic interval CAACTAAGGTGCAGGCCAGGGTGGCCCTGCCCAGGTAAGCAGCAACCCCAAGGTGCCCGCCAGTCCATACTTGCGTCAAACACATGCAGCTTCACATCTTGCACGGGCTGGGtgcctctctctccacccccaaaGACATATAGCTGGTTTCCAATGGCTGCCGATGATGTGTGGAATGTTCTTGGAGATGGTGGGGGACTGGTCACTTCTGGTGTGGTCCACATCCTGGTTTCTGGTTCAGAAAGAAAGCAGGCACCTAAAACACCCAGCCTCAGGACTGTGACTTTGGTGCTGGGGCTGGGCAGGTTCACCTTCCAAACCCCAATCCCCAAGGGGGACAGTATAGTTTTAGGAAGGGATCTCATACTCACCAATGTCAAAGAGGATTGAGGATGATACTTAGAATTTGCTCAGACAGACCAATATTCTCAAGATTGAAAAGCCATAAATACAATTAAGAATGAAGCAATTTGTTTTGGGAGGCCTTCAAATACCCTCTTTGTACCCTCTACCCCTTTACTAACTACCCTGCCCAGCACACATTCCGAGGAGCCCAAAATCTGCTAAAATTCATTCCCACTAGATACCAGAGTCCAAATATGCCAAATTTCTCAGAAAATATGGCCATTAAAAGAAAGTAGAtgttgggctgaccccgtggcgcacttcagagagtgcggcgctgggagcgcagcagcgctcccgccgcgggttcggatcctatatagggatggccaggaCGCTCCAGTGAGCgaggtgcggccggtcacaaaaaagaaaaaaaaaaaagaaagtagatgtTGTTATTACAGTTTCAGTAGCAGTAATAATAGTTCCTACTAAAcagtaagtgctaaataaatattagtttccccattttacagctaaggGAATTGAAGCAGAGACAGATTTAGCCACTTGCTTAAGATGACAAGGCTAGTAAATGGTTGAGTTGGGATTTAAATTCTGTTTCAATAACACCAAAGTCTATGTATTTTCCACTCTTTTGACTTGAGAATAAAATTTCACCACTTGGGCAGATGCATGTAGAAGCTTATTTCTTTTCAGAATGAAGCATTAAATTTATAGAAACCAATGCATTAATTGAGCACCTTCCTTGCATAGAATCATTGCTTTAAGCACTCTGTCATCCACACCATCTTCACTCAACCTTGCAAGATGGGCAGAAAGTATCAAcactttgcagatgaagaaactgaaagtcAGAAAATTTAAATCCTTTCCCCTAGGTCACAGCACTTGTGTGCAGCAGAGCAGGAGTTTGAACTCAATCTGGCAGAGTCCCACATTTGGTCCACCACAACACACCAAGAAGTATTTCTTGTCTGGGAAATTCTGTGCCATTTGTAAAAGGTCTGCATTCAGTATACAAAATGACACATGAAGCATTTGCAATAGGTGTGGGACTTGAGACTGAACAAGTCTCATCCTATATCCAAAGCAAAATGTAATTGTCTCTATAGCTACACATCTTGGAGAGCTTTTGGGTCTTAGGAGTAGTTAGAAGGCACACACCTCCAAGGTCAGAAAATTCTGGGGTTGTGTTGCTGCCAGTCAAACATTagtaaaaataatcacaaaagaGTACTAAGCCATTTGATGGACTTGCCTTGGTAACAAAAGAAACTAATGATTCACTTATATTTTTCGTATTTCTTGGGCATGGTATTAAATTATACTttccaggagagaaaaaaaatatgatagaaaatcAATTCCTTTGATAGGAGCTTTCCCaattttcactgtattttatttaaatggatgCCATCATTGAAAATCAAAAGGCTAGGTTTCCAGAGCTGATTTCCATCTGCCAAACCATAACTATGTCAACCACAACAATTAACAATTGTTGAGTATTAACTATGTTAATTGAGTTAATTTAAATCCTTGACAAAATTAACAAGGTAGGAACTATTACTATCCCAAtgtgacagaaaagaaaactgaggcagaaagaaattaaatcactTTCTCAAGGTCATGGTTAGTGCACAGCAAAGCACAGACCTTGATCTGTGCTATTCACCACCACAGTGTACTCGCTATTCCAAGCAAACTGGCTTGATAATGGGGCAAGCAGTCTACTGAGTGTCTACTGTATTTCAGACTGTGTTCTGGACTCCGGGTATTCAACAATGAACAATCTTTCAAAGGTACTTACagtccagagagagagagcagggagaaagAGGGAAGACAGGCAATAAACACCCtaacaaataaatcaaattaaTGCAATATATAAgaagatactttttaaatgctACAAAGAAACTTAAATACTTGACACATAAGAAAATTCAGTCCAGTCTCCTGAACTCTGACCAACTGCTCTGCAAATATATTGTTGATAGAGGGAACTGGGCAAGAGCTGACTGACATGTGAAAAATGTCCAAGTCACTAGTGATtaacaaaatacatatttaaacaaCTAGATACAAGTTTCTTGCCTATCAAATTAGCaatgtttaaaactgataaatttcctggtatgggccagctgcccccaccccccaaaaaaagccaaataaataaactcataaatttgggctggctggttagctctgttgggtAGAATGCAGTGCtagaacaccaaagtcaaggctttgggtccccatactggccagctgccaaaaaaatacataaataaagtaaaacaataaaactggTAAATTCAATGGTGGTCAGGAATGAAACAAGCACCATTAAACACAGCTGGAGAgaggataaatttaaaaaatctttatgaagaaaaatttgaTGGTAtgtatcaaaagccttaaaaaggggagctggccagttagctcagttggttagagcatagtgctgataacactaaggttcAGGGTtcatccttgtaccagccagccacccccaaaaataaataaataaaaggttcaCAGTGTTTTACTTAGTCTTTTTATTTCTGGGCATgaatcctaagaaaataatatgaaatacagTCAAtcaatgacttctttttttttttttttttttacaagatgaccagtaaggggtcttaacccttcacttggtgctgtcagcaccacgctctcccaagtgagccatgggccagcccagtcAATGACTTCTGAATGAAGATGTTCACTGCTTTGttatttaaaatggtaaaaacctgaaaacaacctaaatgttttaaaaatggggGAATTATAGTACTGTCATAAAATGGagtatttttggcagctggccagtatggggacctgaacacttgaccttggtgttatcagcaccacaccctcctgagctaaccagcctgccccATAAAATGGAGTATTATACATCCACTCaaaatgatgtttttttttttgttttttttttgtctttttcgtgaccggcactcaaccagtgagtgcacgggccattcctatataggatccgaacccgcggcggaagagtcgctgcgctcccagcgccacactctccctagtgcgccacgggctcggccctcaaaatGATGTTAACAAAGCATTGTTGTTAATAGGAAATCATTTCTGCAGTGAcgatgaaattaaaagaaaaaaggtacaAAAGTGTATATCTCAGGTTTGTAAACATgtagagaaaagacagaaaggaagtaCATAGAAATGTTATTAATAGCCTTAATGTAGTAGGATTATGGATGATGTCTGTccacttatttacatttttcaaatattttataatgaatgtatataatatttataaagagaggcaaaaacaaaattcttttaaaatgataaaaagacaaGTCCACCTCCCACAAATGGTTAGCAACCTCCTCTCGTTAGTGATGTTCCCAAGCTGCTTCCTCTATGATAAAACCATCAGTGAGACCAGTTAGGAACTTTGCACTATTGACTAAAAGAAACCTACTAGGAGGATCTAGGTCAGGGTTTCTTaactttggcactattgacattttagacCAGTTAATTCTTTAATGTGGGGGCTAttctgtgcattgcaggatgtcaAGCAGTGTCTCTGGCCTCCACCCATTAGACACCAGTAGGATACCCCACCCCCAGTTGTGATAACCAAACATGTTTCCAGAccttgccaaatgtcccctggggggcacaATTACCCCCATTGGAGAAACACTGATCAAGGTGACTTGGATTTTAGCCTGGCTCAGTCACTGACTCCGTGGTGACTTCAGGAAAGTCACTTCTCCACTGAAAGACCTAAGTTGCCTACTTGGCATACCTGTTCTTTGAAGTCTCTTCCAGCTTTGACACTTAAGGAGTTGATAACTGAAGATGttaccagaaaaaacaaaatatagttcTGTTATTTTCAAATTCTGCTAGAAATTAAAATTCCTACCTTGTATGAGATAAGCAAAGTTAAATCAGTACAATCCAAATGTACTGGAACTGTTATTGGATTTATAACCTTTGGCTACTTACCAGGATTCAGGACTTGTAGACAATTTCGATTTCCTGACTGGCTGGCTCCTCCAAATACCCAGATACTGTCAGGTGTGCAGGAGGGGACGAAGCTGGCATGCTCATACCGGGGCAAGAGGCCCTCTGAGGTGGCTAAATCCCACTGGTGTGTGCCTAGAAAACATTTTACCCAGTTCCTAGATTGGGGCTGTCAACTGTTCATACTGGTTGACAAAGTTTGGGAGGGTATGGAGGAGAAGAGGGACAAAAGCATTAATGAACAACCATCACATCACCAGAAGGCAATGTGGTCAGCCTCCAAAATGTTCTAAAGTAGACATTTTGGGGACTGTCTGCCTAGTCTATAAAACCTCTTCAATGGAAGCCGCCCCCATTCTCCCAACCACAGGGGTAGATCCCAGATGACATGTTTGTACTACAACACCGACTTTCTAGCCTTAGCTGATTGGGTCAGAGGTAACCACATGACCCAAAATGTGCCAGTTAGATCCACTGCTTCCACTCTCTTATGAGGCTGGGCTGTACTCCTGCCCTTGGATTCTGCAAAACACTCTGTATCTGTTTAAGTaaatccatctttttttttttttttactggcttATGTGGGTTTCTGTTACCTGCAACTAAATGATCTGTGctaaaaaagttcacagaaaaataatactTAACCTATTTAGTCATTTTAGCTAGCAAACCACTTACACAGTGAAGCAAGTttttatccccatcttacaggACACTGAAGTCCAGATGGTTTAGATGATTGAGCCagggtcacaaagctagtaataGGCTGCAATAAAGAAGTAACTTAACTAGACAGTAAGCACCTTGAGGGCTAAAAGAGATTTAATTTAACTTTGATTTTCTAGTGCAGGGAGTAGAAATTCAAATGCCTAGACAGGAGTAGTGTGGACTATGGCAAACTGGAGAATGAGAGCCCCATTAATAGGTGGAAACTCAGCTCCCACTAAATGTTGCCATGTAGAAATGCAGGCCTACTGATATCAGACCTTCCAAAATTATCAGGAGAAGCCAAACCATTTCCCTTTTTATATGTAGAGTCCTGCATATTTGGATTGTAAACAACTTAagattaaaacaataaagaatcCCTAtcgtggccagccaccaaaataaaataaaataaaacaaaacaataaaggcAATGTTACATGGACCTAACAAAACACATATGAGGGTCACCAGTTTTCAACATCTGCCCTTGTATAGGGTCTACGGTGGTcacttgctcattcattcattcaaatacttATAAAGAACATATTCTGTGTTAGGCACTGTTGGGTATGATGATGAGCAAAATAACCACATTTCCCATTTCCAAGGAGCTTATACTCTTGGGGGGAAGATAGACATGGGGGGAAGACAGACAAAAAGCAATCACATGTGATAAGGGATGTAAAGGATGGGATAAGAATACAGGGATAAGGATGGGAGAGTACATGATACTATGGACATGTAGGGGTGTGGTGCCAAAAATAGTCCAGAGGTATCATGGAAAGCTTCCTGACAGAAGTGACATTTAATATGGGATCTGAAAGATGAAGAGTAGCCAGAtgataaggaaaggaaaaagccaTTCAAGTAGAGGgaacagtatgtgcaaaggcTTGCAGGCCAGAAAATTTAAGATATGTTCAAGGAACTAAAGGATATTCAATGCAGAAAACGTGGGTTGGGGAGAGCCAAGAAATGAGATTGGGAAAGGCTTGAAACGCGGGGAGTGACATggttaaatttgtattttagacAATGTTCTCTGGCTAGGTATAGAAAGTGCACTGTACAGTGGGTAaacttggaagcagagagacaagTGAAGAGGCTATTGTGACAGTCTAGCTAGAGAAAAATAGTGGCTTGGATTACACTAGTAGTATTGGAAATGGACAGACATGGATGAGGATAAGAGatatagtcatgtgtcacttaatgatggggacacgttctgagaaatgcattcttAGGCTATTtcgtcattgtgtgaacatcacaaaGTGCACTTACACAAAACTAGATGGTCTGGACTGCTACAtacctaggctatgtggtatagcctatggcttctaggctacaaacctgtacgatatgttactgtactgaatactgtaggcaactgtaacacaatggtatttgtgtatctaaacatatcaaacatataaaaggaatttttcagctcttttataatcttatgggactgcCATCAGATGAacagtcttcaaaaagtccactgaaagatttgtattatcttttatttatttatttatttatttaaagatgaccagtgaggggatcttaacccttgacttggtgttgtcagcaccacgctctcccaagtgagctaactggccatccctatagagggatccaaacccttgggcttggtgttatcggcactacactatcccaagtgagccacaggcttgCCCTTATCTCAAAGAGATAGGAGTCAACGATGTCTACTAGAGAAGTATTTGATGAACGAATGGCTGGATGGCCAGGGTTCCATAAAGGCTCTTTCCCCCAAAACAAGGAGGTATTGGTCAGGTAGATGTGTGCTAGGGGTCTGCTGAGACCTTATGGACCTCTCAGTGATATTCACTTTTTTAGAGGAAAACCCTGCTGTCTGGTCTGAACTGATGTTCTTAGGAATGCTCTGCTCATGGCTGGCAGCACAAAGCCCTGCTCTCTGGCCACAGGGAATGTGCTCTGCAGCTGCTGGTCTTACCCAGATCCATGGTGTGCACATCTGAGAAGCTTCTGTTTGGGTTTGCTCCCCCAACAATGAAGATCTTCCCTCTCTTGGAGTCACCAACAGGGGGTAGATATGAGCAGCTGTGGCCAACTCGAGCACAGGGGCTATCTCCAAGGGAAGTCAAGGTGTACCTGCCAAAGGGAGGATGTATTCAAGAGGCCTGAGCAGAGAATAAATGCAGTAGTGTGTCCTTTCCATTCCTCAGGAAACATGCACCAAAATGAAGGGTcttatatatacacagacactTTAAATTATATCCAGCAAAGCAGCTCTTCCCTGATTAATAATAGTACCTTCTCTTTGCACACAGTCTTTGGCTTTTCAATTTTGTCACTACTTTCATCTCACAGTAATCTAATAGGGATGCACTAGGCTAGTAATTGTCCCCACCTGGTAGACAGGGAAACTGACATCCAGAAATGTTCACTGGTATGTTACAGGATGGTGGTTAGGAACATGGTTTGTGAATGCAGGCAGGCCTGGTTCAATTTCCAGCTCAGGTACTTATAGATGTGTAACCTTTTGGGAGTCACTTAGCCTTTCTGAACTTTagtctcctcatttgtaaaatgagaagagCAATAGTTCTTACCTTGAAAGTAACTGTGAGGACTAAGACAAAGCCTCATAACAGTGCAGGGAAGAACTGAGTAAATGTTGGCTAGAGCTTTATGAGCAATCATATAGGAACCTACAGCCCAAGGCTCTTGCTACTAGCTAGCAAAGCCTCCCCATCAGGAAATATTCTACAGAATTTATTGATCATAGGAGCCTTTCCAGATTACTCACAAAGCTCAACCTGGAAGCCAAAGCTAACACTCTGAAAAATCAAATAGAGGATCCAGTCATTCTATTCTCCAGAGTTATTCTGAATGCTGATTGGAAAAACACTTCAAGCTTCCTGGCtggaaaagaaaattctgtagCTGCTTTTCAGGCCATGTCTTTCTTGACCTCCCTGGTATTTGGTACTGACCCCTCCCTCCTTCTTGTACCTTTCTCCTAACCTGCTTCCCCGTCCCTCCCTTTTGGTTCTCTACCCACCTTTCTggctgctctctctgtttccttctccaACTCCTTTCCTGCTAGCCTCCTCCTAACTCTCAGTATCCTTGGGATTCTCTTCTCTCAGTCCATGTTTGCTCACCTGATTAATTTTATCTGTATTGATCACTTCAATTATCACCCATCTATATATTCATCAGTGGTTtctaaatctctcttttttttaaaaaaaaagatgacgggtaaggggattttaacccttggcttggtgttgtcagcaccaagctcagccagtgagccaatcagccatccctatataggatccaaacccgtggccttggtgttatcagcaccgcactctcccgagtgagccacaggccggcccttaaatCTCTGTTTCTTATTCAGATCTCTCTTCTGATGTTCAGATTCACATACTTCACTGCCACGTGAATTATTACTAATGATGTACTGGGCATGCTGCTAACCATGTTACAACCCTGGCTTCACTTAATCTGCACAAAACCCCTTTGAGGATTAGTGCCATTATCATCATTTGAGTTTTACAACTGAGAAACTGGGGCTTAGAAGGgttaaatgactttcccaagaGCACACAGCCATCCAAATAGATGGCGAATTAGACAAAAAAGTCCTTGCCTTCATAGCCCTTACAGAATAATTGGGAAGAGAAATGTTAAGCAATTTCACAAATATCTATTTCATTTCAATTGTTGTATAAAGGCGTACAGGATGCATATAGATACATAGTATGAGAACATATCATAGGAGGGCCTTACTCTGTAAGGAGAGGTGGGGAATGAAGTGGTCAGAGGAGACTCTCTGAAGAAGCACTATTTTGAACTCAAATCTGAAGTATGAGTACGAATGATCTGGGCAAATACCACAATGAATGTATGTTAGGTATACAGCAAGATGGATGCAGGGAAGCCAGACTGGAGGCTCTCCTTCAAGGTCCTGTGGAAACATTGCCACTTCTCTGTAGCCTTCTGCAAGCCCTACCTCAGCAATGATCAGGCTTCATCATCATCACCTGCTTAGTCTGCAGGTGCACCTGCAACTCAGACTATTTACCTTTGTACCTACAGCACTTATATACACAGAAGCTGCCCCTGTAAGGCCAGTGTGAGTTGTTGAATGAAGAGTTGGTTGAAGGGGCTGCCAAGAAGCAGTGAAGCCAGTTTAATCCAAGTTCAATtccttaaaagttttaaaaatgagtcaCAGCTCAGGGGAAGACACAACACTGGAGCTGAGAATGCCAGATGGTCAGTGTCTTACTCTTCCTGGTAAAcagattttaataaaatcaacatCTGTTCTGTGATAATTATTGCCCCCTATCTTTCCTCTGAAGACCTTCTCAGACAGTTTGAGTCTAATTACTAGAAACTGCAGACAGTTTCATCTCTACCCTTCTTTGTTGATGATCAAATGTGTTAGTAAACTActtataaatgaaacaaaaactcatgtttttctgtgtttgatCCCTTTCTTACAGACCATGTTGCTTTCCTGGGCTTGTCTCCAGGCTCCAACACTGGCAGCTGCTTCATGGTATCCTatgcataagaaaaaaaaggcaCTTTTTAGATATTTCTGATCATCTTTTTCCTGGAACACAGAACAAATCAGGTCACTCTCCTCTTTAAAAATATGGAGGCAAATATAACACAGCTTTCTCAACACAGCTATAGAAGTTTTTCCGCTAAAGTTTTCTGTGATTCTCACGGGGGAGAAGTATATATGAAAATTTCAGAGGTCataaaatgtttatgtttattgaaagataaaacatttaaagaggcTGGGAAATACTGAACTCTTAGGTAAATCTCGGCCTCAGCATGGCATAGAAGGCAAGGCCTTCTGGTGTCAACTTTTCTGTAACTCACCTCCACAATGTCTTGCAGTATTGGGCTTTTTACTGTTCCTCCAGCACGGCAGTGCCTTTCATAACTTGCAGGCTGTGCTGCTCCACCTACCTGCCACTTTCTTCTCCCTCTGGGCTCTGAAGGTATCTACTAAGCCACCATCATTGCAGGAAACACTTTGAGTGTTATTATCTATTTAATAGTGTCTAGACTAGATTCTAGATTCCACTAGACTAAATCCCTGGAGTGCTGGGTCTGTCAGATTCACCCAGAGAACCTACCGATGGGCCAGACATAGAGTAGAAGCGAGTGAGAGATttgtgaatgaagaaagaaaacgGATTAacggacagatgaatggataaatcccACCTGCGGCCTAGCCACTGACCGCCATCCCCGAAGTCTAGAGCTCAGTGGGGTGCGCTTTGCGGGGGCGGGGACCCCCTCATCCCAGGGTCCTCCCCGCGTGGCAGCTCTGCAGGGCAGAGAACAGACTGGTTCCTTTCGGTCAACGTGGCCAGGCCGGAGTCCCAGGGAGCTCTCCCCGGCCCTTACCACCTCGGACCCAAATGATGCGGCCGCCCCTGCCCGGGACCGCGCTAGACACCCCCGGCCTGGAGACCCCCAGCCCGACACGTTACCTGCTGCGGCTTAACTCAGTCCCGGGCCGTggctccgccccgccccgccccccgggCCCCGGAAGAGCCTCGGGGCCAACCGCTCCGCTCCGCCGCCGCCGTCGGCCGTGTCGG includes:
- the RABEPK gene encoding rab9 effector protein with kelch motifs isoform X2 — encoded protein: MKQLPVLEPGDKPRKATWYTLTSLGDSPCARVGHSCSYLPPVGDSKRGKIFIVGGANPNRSFSDVHTMDLGTHQWDLATSEGLLPRYEHASFVPSCTPDSIWVFGGASQSGNRNCLQVLNPETRMWTTPEVTSPPPSPRTFHTSSAAIGNQLYVFGGGERGTQPVQDVKLHVFDAKTLTWSQPETLGNPPSPRHGHVMVAAGTKLFIHGGLARETFYDDLHCIDIKKQHWTLLKFDTFLPPGRLDHSMCIIPWPVTSTSEKEDSNSVTLNCGAEKGDSTVNGVSQGGDSHEESQTDTLLCFVFGGMNTEGEIYNDCIVTVVD